In Halobaculum sp. XH14, a single genomic region encodes these proteins:
- a CDS encoding RtcB family protein, which translates to MTETREFDGIRLEKVREHVWEIPQEGGMNAPARVLASEPLLEQIGDDDTLQQLKNATHLPGITKYAVCMPDGHQGYGFPVGGVGATDTADGCISPGAVGYDINCGVRMVRTDLTYDDVAGREEELVDSLFANIPSGLGGGGVVEEGIDTVHAVLERGMDWALDEGYATEDDLAHCEDEGHRPDARPEFVSQKAKDRGKNQLGSLGSGNHFLEVQRVTDVFDAAVAESFGLREDRIVVLIHCGSRGLGHQVCSDYLRKIEREHGDLLDRLPDKELAAAPAGSRLAEEYYGAMCAAINFAWVNRQLITHRTRRVFERVFGADHGDLGMELLYDVAHNIAKREVHDVEVDADGTAVSGDTADVVGTEERELYVHRKGATRAFPAGREEVPPAYRDVGQPVIIPGSMGSGSYVLVGGERSLAETFGSTAHGAGRVMSRTQAKQEFWGETVQEELREGNAIYVKAQSGATVAEEAPGVYKDVDEVVRVSDDLGIGDKVVRTYPVCNIKG; encoded by the coding sequence ATGACCGAGACTCGTGAGTTCGACGGGATCCGGCTCGAGAAGGTCCGGGAGCACGTCTGGGAGATCCCGCAGGAGGGCGGGATGAACGCGCCCGCCAGGGTGCTCGCCAGCGAACCGCTCCTCGAACAGATCGGCGACGACGACACGCTCCAGCAGCTGAAGAACGCGACCCACCTCCCCGGGATCACGAAGTACGCCGTCTGCATGCCCGACGGCCACCAGGGGTACGGCTTTCCGGTCGGGGGCGTCGGCGCGACCGACACGGCCGACGGCTGCATCTCGCCGGGCGCGGTCGGCTACGACATCAACTGCGGGGTCAGGATGGTCCGGACCGATCTCACCTACGACGACGTCGCCGGTCGGGAGGAGGAACTGGTCGACTCGCTGTTCGCCAACATCCCCTCCGGGCTCGGCGGCGGCGGCGTCGTGGAGGAGGGGATCGACACCGTCCACGCGGTGCTCGAACGCGGGATGGACTGGGCGCTCGACGAGGGGTACGCAACCGAGGACGACCTCGCACACTGTGAGGACGAGGGCCATCGGCCCGACGCCCGTCCCGAGTTCGTCTCCCAGAAGGCGAAGGATCGCGGAAAGAACCAGCTCGGGAGTCTCGGGTCGGGGAACCACTTCCTCGAGGTCCAGCGCGTGACCGACGTGTTCGACGCCGCGGTGGCGGAGTCGTTCGGGCTCCGCGAGGACCGGATCGTCGTCCTGATCCACTGCGGCTCACGCGGGCTCGGCCACCAGGTCTGTTCGGACTACCTCCGGAAGATCGAGCGGGAACACGGCGACCTGCTGGATCGACTGCCCGACAAGGAGCTCGCGGCGGCTCCGGCGGGCTCGCGGCTCGCCGAGGAGTACTACGGCGCGATGTGTGCGGCGATCAACTTCGCCTGGGTGAACCGACAGCTCATCACCCACCGGACGCGCCGGGTGTTCGAGCGCGTCTTCGGTGCGGACCACGGTGACCTCGGGATGGAACTCCTCTACGACGTGGCACACAACATCGCCAAACGGGAGGTCCACGACGTCGAGGTCGACGCCGACGGCACCGCCGTCAGCGGCGACACGGCCGACGTCGTCGGAACCGAGGAGCGCGAACTGTACGTCCACCGGAAGGGGGCCACGCGCGCGTTCCCGGCCGGCCGCGAGGAGGTCCCACCGGCCTACCGCGACGTGGGCCAACCGGTCATCATCCCCGGCAGCATGGGTTCGGGCAGCTACGTCCTCGTCGGCGGTGAGCGGTCGCTCGCGGAGACGTTCGGGTCGACCGCCCACGGTGCCGGGCGCGTGATGTCACGGACTCAGGCGAAACAGGAGTTCTGGGGGGAGACGGTCCAGGAGGAGTTGCGCGAGGGGAACGCCATCTACGTGAAGGCCCAGTCGGGCGCGACCGTCGCGGAGGAGGCACCCGGCGTGTACAAGGACGTGGACGAGGTGGTCCGCGTGAGCGACGACCTCGGCATCGGGGACAAGGTGGTCCGGACCTATCCGGTCTGCAACATCAAGGGCTGA
- a CDS encoding nuclear transport factor 2 family protein — protein sequence MTPEETVRAYYDAVRDGDPLARFFVESPDVVKFGVGERLTGYAEIARGLREQTRTTEDWTLESDALRVVDRGEHAAFSDDVRMAWFDAESFAEHDYRTRWSGTLTRVDGESTWKFLGMHVSAEVDR from the coding sequence ATGACACCCGAGGAGACCGTCCGGGCCTACTACGACGCCGTCCGGGACGGGGACCCGCTCGCACGGTTCTTCGTCGAGTCCCCGGACGTCGTGAAGTTCGGCGTCGGGGAACGGCTGACCGGCTACGCCGAGATAGCACGCGGGCTCCGCGAACAGACCCGGACGACCGAGGACTGGACGCTCGAGAGCGACGCGCTCCGCGTCGTGGACCGCGGCGAACACGCGGCGTTCTCGGACGACGTGCGGATGGCCTGGTTCGACGCCGAATCGTTCGCCGAGCACGACTACCGGACGCGCTGGAGCGGCACGCTCACGCGGGTCGACGGGGAGTCGACCTGGAAGTTCCTCGGGATGCACGTCTCGGCGGAGGTCGACCGCTGA